The window GCGGCGCGATCAGCAGGATCAGCAGGATGAAGAACCCCCACTGCCTCGCCGGCGCCAGGGCACGCCGGGTCTCCGGGCTCAGGTGCGGCTCCAGCGCGCCGTAGCCGTCCAGGCCGGGGATCGGCAGCATGTTCAGCACGAACGCCGTCACTTGAAGAAAGCCCAGGAACGCGACACCGGCCCAGAACACCGCGTGCGCCGGGTCGTACATCAGCCGGGTCAGCCCGAGCAGCAGCACCGCGAACAGCAGGTTCACCGCAGGCCCGGCGAGGCTGACCACCGTCTTCTGCCGATCGGTCATCAATGCCGTCTGCACGTACACCGCCCCGCCGGGCAGGCCGATGCCGCCGAGGGCGATGAACAGCACCGGCAGCCCCAGCGACAGCAGCGGGTGGGTGTACTTGAGCGGGTTCAGCGTCAGGTAGCCGCGCACGGCGACGTCGCGGTCACCGAACCGGTACGCCGAGTACGCATGGCCGAACTCGTGCAGGCACAGCGTGACCAGCCAGCCGAAGATGACCAGGACGAAGACCGCGGCGTAGGACAGCGGGCGGACGTCGTCGCCGGACGTCCACGCCAGCGCGCCCCCGGCGGCCGTGACCGCCACCAGGGCGGCGAAGACCGGGCTCGGACGCACCCCGACGAGGCTAACCACGGCTAACCACGACCGACCCGCAGCCAGCCCTGCGTGTGCCGGTAGAACGTCGAGCGGCGCACCGGCCGCTTGGCCGGCTCGCCGTCGCGGACGACCATCGCACCGCTGGTGCCCAGCTGCGCGGCGCGACCGCTGATCCAACGCTTCGGACGCATCGGGCCGGTCAGCACGGTGGCGCGCAGCCCCGGCATCGCCGTCGTAGGTTCGATCCGGACACCGGTGACGTCGCCGTCGAACAGGCGCTCGTCGTCGACGATGGCCTCGCCCCGCACCGTGCGGGCGCCGTCGGGGGGCAGCCACAACGCCGCGCCGGCGATCACGGTGCCGGTCTCGTCGCGGATCAGCGGAACGCGGCCGGCGGGTGCGGTGCGCGCGGCCCGCGCCGCCCAGGGGCGCCGCAGGTGGGCGACCTCGATGTCGAGGCGGTCGGCGCGCAGCAGCTTGGTGAGCACGGCCGACAGGTCGCGGTCGGATCCGACGACGAGGAGGCGGCGGTACCCGGTGATGTCGTCGCTGAGATCCGAGCCGGTGCCGGTGAGCACCGGAAGGTCCCGCAGCGACCGCGGGACGCGACGTGCGCCGGGGCGCACGACGGCGATGCTGGACGGGTCCAATCTGCTCCTTGCAAACGACTGGTGATCAGGCCGGATGTAATCGGATAGGGTGGGTCACCGGCTGCACACAGTATCGAAGCGCAGCTTGAGCGAGAAACAAGCGGAAAGACGCGAAGGGCTCTGCAATGCCGGCAATCGTCCTGATCGGCGCCCAATGGGGTGACGAGGGCAAAGGAAAAGCGACCGACCTCCTGGGCGGACGGGTTCAGTGGGTGGTCCGCTACCAGGGCGGTAACAATGCCGGCCACACCGTGGTGCTGCCGACCGGCGAGAACTTCGCGCTGCACCTGATCCCGTCCGGGATCCTGACCCCGGGCGTGACGAACGTGATCGGCAACGGCGTCGTCGTGGACCCCGGCGTGCTGCTCACCGAGCTCAAGGGGCTCGAGGATCGCGGCGTCGACACCGACCGCCTGCTGATCTCCGCGGACGCGCACCTGCTGATGCCCTACCACGTGGCCATCGACAAGGTCGTCGAACGGTATGCGGGCAGCAAGAAGATCGGCACCACCGGTCGCGGCATCGGACCGTGCTACCAGGACAAGATCGCCCGTCAGGGCATCCGCGTCGCCGACGTGCTCGATCCGGCGGTGCTGGCCGAGAAGATCGAGGGCGCACTGGAGTTGAAGAACCAGGTGCTGGTCAAGATCTACAACCGCAAGGCGCTGGAGCCCGCCGAGGTGGTGGAGAACCTGTTGGAGCAGGCCGAGGGTTTCAAGCACCGCATCGCCGACGCCCGGCTGCTGCTCAACGAGGCGCTCGAGCGCGACGAGATCGTGCTGCTCGAAGGGTCGCAGGGCACCCTGCTCGACGTCGACCACGGCACGTATCCGTATGTCACGTCGTCGAATCCGACCGCCGGCGGCGCCTCGGTGGGTTCGGGCATCGGTCCCACCCGCATCACCACGGTGCTGGGGATCCTCAAGGCGTACACGACGCGTGTCGGCTCGGGCCCGTTCCCGACCGAGCTGTTCGACGAGCACGGCGCCTATCTCGCCAAGACCGGAGGCGAGGTCGGTGTCACCACCGGCCGCGCCCGGCGCTGCGGATGGTTCGACGCGGTGATCGCGCGGTACGCCACGCGGGTCAACGGCATCACCGACTACTTCCTGACCAAGCTCGACGTGCTCTCCAGCCTGGAGACGGTGCCGATCTGCGTCGGCTACACGGTCGACGGCAAGCGGACCGACGAGATGCCGATGACGCAGAGCGACATCGCGCGCGCCGAACCGGTCTACGAGGAACTGCCCGGCTGGTGGGAGGACATCTCCGGCGCCCGGGAATTCGATGATCTGCCCGCCAAGGCCCGCGACTATGTGCTCCGCCTCGAAGAGCTTGCCGGAGCACACGTTTCGTGCATCGGCGTCGGTCCGGGGCGGGACCAGACGATCGTGCGGCGAGACATCCTGGCGACATCATGAGCTCCGATTTCGGGCTGGATCCGCGCCGCGTCGATCCGGAGTACGACCGCCACGGCGGGTTCCCGGTCTTCGAGGCCGCCGATCCCGGACCGGGTTTCGGCCGGTTCCTGACGGCCATGCGCCTCGCGCAGGATCTGGCGGTGTCGACGGACCCGGATCCCGAGACCTGGAACGAGGCCGCCGACCGCGTCGAGGAGCTCGTCAAGCTGCTCGACCCGTACCGCGCCCGTGAGGGGGTCGGGCCGTCCAACCGGGTTCCGTCCCTGCCGGGCGCGGGCAGCCTGCTGATGCCGCCGTGGACGGTGACGAAGTTCGAGGCCGACGGCGTCGAACTCGAGGTGACGTTCAGCCGGTACCACGTGGGCGGCAACTCGGCGGTGCACGGCGGTGTGCTGCCGCTGCTGTTCGACTCGATGTTCGGCATGGTCATCCACGCGACCGGCCGGCCGATCAGCCGTACCGCGTTCCTGCACGTCGACTACCGCCGCGTCACGCCCATCGACACCGTGCTCACCGCCCGCGGCTGGCTGCGGGAAGCCGAGGGGCGCAAGGCATTCGTCAACGCCGAACTGCTCGACGCCGAGGGCAATGTGCTCGCCGAGTCGAACGGATTGATGATCAGGCTGCTGCCCGGTCAGCCGTGAGGAGATGATGGCCCGATGACCCATCCGGCCGACCGTCACCTGCGCCGCCTCACGACGCCGCGCGCCGCCGCGTTCGCCGGGGTGCTGTTCGCGTTGCTGTTCGGGGCGGCGCTGGTGCTGATCCGGACGGAGCTGCCCGGCGGTGGCTCCGCCGGGATGCAGTGGGAGGACGGCTCGACGCATCGGCTGCGGATCGCGATCGTGTTGATGCCCTTCGCGGGCATCGCGTTCCTGTGGTTCCTCGGGGTGGTCCGCGACGGTCTCGGCACCCTGGAGGACAGGTTCTTCTCGACCGTGATGATCGGCAGTGCGCTGGTGTTCCTCGCGATGATCTTCGCGTCGACCGCCGTGGGCGCGGGGCTGCTGGCCGCCAGGCAGATCGCGGTTCCCGGCACCCGCTCGGAAGTCGCGGCATTCGGCGAGGGCCTTCTGCTGGCGCTGTCGAACACCTACGCGCTGCGGATGGCCGGGGTGTTCATGATGTCGCTGGCCACCATCTGGCTGCGGACGAGGCTGATGCCGACCTGGCTCGTGGTGCTCACCTATGTGGTGTCGCTGACCGTGCTGGTGGGCAGTGACGTCAGCAAGTGGATGACGGTGCTGTTCCCGGTCTGGGTGCTGATCGTCAGCGTGATGATGCTGGCCCGCGCCGGGGTCATCGATCGTCGAGGCGCAACGCGGTCGCCGGACACAGTTTGACTGCCTCGGCGGCACGCGCGGCCTGCTCGTCGGCGACCTCCTCCTGCAGGATCACCACGATGCCCTCGTCGTCCTGATCGAAGACGTCGCCGGCGACCATCACGCAGTTGCCCGCCTGGATGCAGAGTTCACGGTCCGCGGAAACCTTCACCAGCTCACCTCCAATGACTTCAGACCGTAGATGAAGTGGAAGGACCGGAACGCGACATCGGCGAAGTCCTCGGCCGGTTCCAGCGACGGAAAGCGGCGAAACAGTGCGGGGAACGCGATCGCCATCTCCATCCGCGCGAGCGGCGCACCGAGGCAGTGGTGCACGCCGTGCCCGAACGCCAGGTGCCCGGGCGCACCTCTGCCGATGTCGAGAACCTCGGGGTGCTCGATGAACTCGGGATCCCGGTTGCCCGCGGGCAGTGACGCGAAGACCAGCTGCCCGGCGGGGATCGCGACACCGGCGATCTCGACGTCGGTGGTGGTGATCCGGGGGATCGAGGTCTGCACGATGGACAGCCACCGCAACAGCTCCTCGACCGCGGGTGCGACGGCCGCGGGATCGTCGCGGATCGCGGGGAGCTGGTCGGGGTGGCGCAGCAGCGCGAGCACACCGAGGGCCAGCATGTTCGACGTGGTCTCGTGGCCGGCGAGCAACAGCAGGCTCGCGACGCCGATCAGCTCGTCGTCGGTGAGTTCGCCGCCGTGCTCGCGGATCAGCATCCCGAGGATGTCGTCGCCGGGGTGACGTCTGGCGCCGGCGACGAGCGCGGCCATGTACTCGCGGCCCTCGCGCTGCAGCTCGAGGCGCTCGGGGATCGGGATCGACAGGTCGAGTTGGCGGGCGCTGCGGCGCTGGAAGTCGTCGCGGTCGGCGTACGGGACGCCGAGCAGTTCGCAGATCACCAGCGACGGGATGGGCAGGGCGAAGTGCTCGACCAGGTCTGCCGGGGGACCGGCGGCGGCCAGCGCGTCGATCTGGGTGTCGACGATCTCGGCGATGCGGGGTCGCAGCCGCTGCATGCGCCGGTGCGTGAACTCCGGGGTGAGCATGCGCCGCAACCGCTGGTGTTCGGGCGGGTCGAGCCCGAGCAGGTTGCCGGCCCGGGCCCGCGCCTGGGTCTCCTCGTCGACGGGCGGTGCGCCGGGGACGACGAAGCCGGGCGGCCGGCCGTTGGAGAACCGGGAGTGGTCCGACAGCACGGTCTTGATGTCGTCGTAGCGGGTGACGAGGTAGACCTGCATGCCGAACGCGTTGGTGACGCTGCGGACGCCTTCGCGCTCGCGGATCTCCCGCAGGTGCGGGGTGGGATCGAATCCGTCGCGCCGCATGTGCAGCGGTGGCAGATCGGGTGCGGCCTCTCCGGTGGCCTGACTCATCTTTCGACGCTACGCGTCGGAACGGGTCTCCTGCCGCAGCGCGGGCCACCAGATCTTCGGCCCGATCAGGGTGAACAGCGCCGGGATGATCACGGTGCGCACCAGGAACGTGTCGAGCAGGATGCCGAGCCCGACGATGATGCCGACCTGGGTCAGCACGATCAACGGCAGCACTCCGAGCACACAGAACACCGCGGCCAGCACGATGCCCGCGCTGCTGATCACCGCGCCGGTCGCCGAGACGGCGCGCACGATGCCGTCGCGGGTGCCGTGCCCGGGTGTCTCCTCGCGGGCGCGGGTGACCAGGAAGATCGTGTAGTCCACGCCGAGGGCGACCAGGAACAGGAACGCGAACAGCGGTGCGGTGTTGTCCAGGGCCGGGAAGCCGAACAGGTGCACGCTGGCCCAGCCGCCCAGGCCCAGGGCCGCGACGGAGCTCAGCACGGTGACGCCGACGAGCACCAGCGGTGCCAGCGCCGAGCGCAGCAGCACGTAGAGCACGATCAGCACCACCACCAGGATGGCCGGGATGACGACGGCGCGGTCGTGTCCGGCGGCCGCGGCGGCGTCGCGTGCGGTCGCGTCCGATCCGCCCACCAGCGCATCGGGGTCGGCCCGATGGACCGATTCGCGCAGTGCGTCGATGGTGTCGAAGGCCTCGTCGCTGGCCGGCTCGGCTTCGAGGACCACCGACCACTGGCTGCGGCCGTCGGCCTCGGCGCCCGCGGGGAACGCGGACACCACGCCCGGGGTGGCGGTGATGGCGCGTTGGACCTCGGCGCTGCGATCGCTTGTGGCGATGACACGGGTGGGGTCGGTCAGACCGCTCGGGAAGTGTGCGGCGAGGGTGTCGAAGCCGCGGACGGACTCGGCCTCGACGCGGAACTGCTCGGTCTGTGACAGGCCGACCGGGGTGCCGAGGATGCCGGTGCACAGCAGCGCGAGGCCGCCGATCGACACGATCGCGACCCGCGCGGGCCGGCGGGCCACCGCCGCGGCGATGCGGTGCCACACCCCGCTGTCGGTGAGCGGTTGGTCCCCGACGGCAGGGATGAACGGCCAGAACAGCTTTCGGCCGAAGACGGCCAGCGCGGGGGGAAGGACGAGAAGCACGAACACCGCGGCGACGACGAGTCCTGCGGCGGCCTGCACGCCCAGACTGCGGGTGCTCGGCGACGACGCGAACAGCAGGGTCAGCAGCGCCAGCACCACCGTCGCGTTGCTGGCGATGATCGCCGGGCCGGCGCGACGGACCGCGGTGTCGATGGCGTCGTTGTGAGAATCGGTGCGGCCCAGCTCCTCCCGGTAGCGCGAGATCAGCAGCAGGGCGTAGTTGGTGCCGGCGCCGAACACCAGCACGCTCATGATTCCGGAGGTCGACCCGTCCGGGCTCATGCCGAGCGCCTCGGCCACGGCGGAGCCGATGACGGCGGCGACGCGGTCGGCGAAGCCGATGACCAGCAGCGGCACCAGCCACAGCACCGGCGAGCGGTAGGTGATGATCAGCAACAGCGCCACCACGGCGGCGGTGACGGCCAGCAGGGTGAAGTTGGCCCCGGAGAACGAGTTCGCGATGTCGGCACCGAAGGCCGGGCCACCGGTCACCTGGGCCTGCAATCCCTCGGGCAGCCCGTCGGTGGCGGCGCCACGCAGCTCGGTGACCGTGTCGGTCAGATCGAACCCGGACAGGTCCGACGACATCGGCACGGTGGCCACCGCCGCCTGTCCGTCGTCGGAGACCTGGACGGGTGGCCCGGCGGGGCCGGACTGCGCCGCGGCGAGCATCCGGTCGCGGGCCCCGTCGACCGCGGCCAGGTCGGCCGGACCGAGCGGTGCCGAATCGGTGCGTGTGACGACCAGGATCGCGGGTACCTGATCTCCGCCGGGTAGCGCGGCCCGGGCGGCGTCGGCGCGGGCGGACTCCGAATCGGCGGGCACAGCGACGGGGGACTGCGAACTGGAGTCGCCACCGCCGAGCAGACCCATCAGGGCGCCGGAGACCAGGACGACGAGAAGCGCGATCACCCACGAAAATCGACGGCTCATCGCACCAACATTTCAGAAGATTAACAATTAATCAACTGAAACTTCGGTTAGGGTGGTCACGTGCAGAACGGAGATCGCGCCCAGGTCGAGGCGCTCATCGCCGCCGATGTGCGGGCGCTGAGCGCGGCATCGGATGGGATCGGACAGAGTTTCGCGGCCCTGCACGGGTTGACGGCGTCGGACTTCCGGGCGCTGCTGCACGTCACGGTCGCCGAGGATGACGGCGCGCCGCTCACAGCCGGCGAGCTCAGGGCGCGGATGGGCACCTCGGGCGCGGCCATCACCTACCTGGTGGAGCGCATGATCGAATCCGGGCACGTGCTGCGCGACACCGACCCGACGGACCGTCGCAAGGTCATGCTCCGGGTCGCCGACCACGGGATGGCCGTCGCGCGCGACTTCTTCAGCCCGCTCAGCGCGCACACCCACGCCGCCCTGGCAGACCTGCCCGACGAGGATCTGTTGGCGGCCCACCGGGTGTTCGCGGCGCTGACCGCCGCGATGGTCTCGTTCGGTGCGGAACTCGGATCTGGCAGGCTGAAAACCGATGACTGAGATGGAGACAGCGCACGAAGGCCGGACAGTGGTGCTGCTGCTGGGTGCCGGTGAGCGCACCCGCGAGCTCGCCCCTGCGTTCGAGCATCTGGGTGCGCAGGTCGTGACGGCCGACGCCGCGGCCGACGCCCAGACGCTCACGGCCCTGATCGAACAGAACGCGGCGCGCTACGTGGTGGCCGACCTGGATACTGCCGAGGCGACGAACGTGGCGACGACGGGGGCGTTGCACGCGATCGCCGATCGCGACGACGTCGAGGTCTTCCCGACGCTGCGCAGCATCCGGTTCGCGCTCGACGGGGAGGCGCTGCGCAGGCTCGCCGCAGATGAGCTCGGTCTGCCGACCGCGCCGTTCTGGTTCGCCGGCACGGTCGAGGAGCTGACCGCGATCGGGCAGCACGCGGGCTTCCCGCTGGTCGTCAAGCCGGTGTCCGGCGCGCCGGGCGAGGGTGAATCGGTGTTGCTGCGGCCCGAGGACGTCGAACCCGCGTGGCAGCGTGCGGTGGCCGCCGGCGCGCCGACCCGCCGGCGGGTCATCGCCGAATCGGTGGTCGAGGTCGACGTCGAGGTGACGTTGTTGACGGTGCGCACCGCCGGCCCGGCCGGGCCCACGGTGTCCTTCTGCGAACCGATCGGGCATCACCAGTCGCCCGAAGGATCCCTGGAATCATGGCAGCCGCAACAGCTTTCGCCGGTGGCGCTGGACTCCGCGAAGTCGATCGCCGCGCGGATCGTCAACTCGCTGGGCGGCCGCGGTGTCTTCGCGGTGGAGCTGCTCGTGCGTGGGGACGAGGTCTACTTCTCCGATGTGCGCCCGCGCCTGCAGGACAGCGGGCTTGTCACGCTGCGGTCCCAACGGCTGTCGCAGTTCGAGCTGCACGCACGCGCCGTCCTCGGTCTGCCCGTGGACACGATCATGATCTCGCCGGGCGCCGCCGAGGTGACCTGTTCCGCGGACGCCGATGCCCGTCTGGTGCTCGGCGAGGCCCTCGCGGTCGCCGAGAGCGACGTCCGCGTGCTGCGGTCCGAACCGCCGGTACGGGTGTCCCTGGCCACCGCCCCGGACCCGATCGTGGCCCGGGACCGGGCGCGGCGGGTGGCCTCGGCGCTGCGCAGGTCGGTGTGACGTGATGTCCGAACCACAGGGGAATGCCTCCGACGACTCGTCGAGCGGTTCCGCGATCGCGCCGTTCCTGGGGGCGCTGACGATCATTGTCGCCGTCGTGATCGGAATCTGGCTGATCAACGTGTTCTCCGGCGAGGAGCTCACCGACGCGCAGCAGATCGCGCGGGCGGCATCCGGTCAGAACGACGCGTTGCAGCGGGGGAGCTACCCCGATTACCAGGCGTTCACCTGTCCCGCGCAGCACGGCGACGAGTCGAAAGTGCTGTCCGAGCACCAGGATTCGGTGGCCGAGCGTGGGGACCGGTATGTCGACCGGGTCGAGGGTGTCGACATCGAGGGCGACCGCGCGACCGCGGACGTGACCTACTACTTCGACGGCGATCGCGAGGCCAAACAGACCGTCGAGATGTCCTTCGTGCGCGAGGACGGGACGTGGAAGGTGTGTTCGACCGGTCCCAGCTAGCTGTGGGACACTCACGGGCGTGAGCTACGCCGGAGACATCACGCCTGAGCAGGCCTGGAAGCTGCTGAACGAGAACCCCGATGCGGTGCTCGTCGACGTCCGCACCGACGCCGAGTGGCGGTTCGTCGGGGTGCCCGACCTGTCCGGCCTCGACCGAGATGTCGTCTACATCGAGTGGAACCGCACCGACGGCACCCGCAACGCCGGCTTCGTCGACGACCTGCAGGCTGCCGGCGTCACGCCCGGCGAACGGCCCGTCGTGTTCCTGTGTCGCTCGGGCAACCGCTCCATCGGCGCGGCCGAGGCGGCCACCGAGGCGGGTATCGGTCCGTCGTACAACGTTCTGGACGGGTTCGAGGGCAACCCCGACGACAACGGGCACCGCGGTGTCACCGGCTGGAAGGCGGTCGGACTGCCGTGGAGGCAGTCGTGAGCTCCGAACCCGATTCCGTTCCGTCGGTCCGGATACCGACGCCGTTGCCCGACGGCGTCGGTCAGGCCACCATCGGTGTGCGGGGCGGACTGCTGCGGTCGGGGTTCGAGGAGACCGCGGAGGCGATCTACCTGACGTCCGGGTACGTCTACGAATCGGCGGCCGAGGCGGAGAAGGCGTTCACCGGCGAGATCGACCGCTACGTCTACTCGCGCTACGGCAACCCGACGATCTCGATGTTCGAGGAGCGGCTGCGGTTGCTCGAAGGCGCTCCCGCATGCTTCGGCACCGCCAGCGGCATGTCGGCGGTGTTCACGTCCCTGGGTGCGCTGCTCGGGGCCGGGGACCGACTCGTCGCGGCGCGCAGTCTGTTCGGCTCCTGCTTCGTGGTGTGTAACGAGATCCTGCCGCGCTGGGGCGTGGAGACGGTGTTCGTCGACGGTGAGGACCTCGCCCAGTGGGAGGAGGCACTGTCTGTGCCCACCCAGGCGGTGTTCTTCGAGACCCCGTCGAACCCGATGCAGTCGCTGGTCGACATCGCCGCGGTGTGCGACCTCGCTCATGCGGCCGGGGCAAAAGTGGTGTTGGACAACGTCTTCGCCACTCCGATCCTGCAGCAGGGGATGCCGCTGGGCGCCGACGTCGTGGTGTATTCGGGCACCAAGCACATCGACGGGCAGGGCCGGGTGCTCGGCGGGGCGATCCTGGGCGACAAGGAGTACATCGACGGCCCGGTGCAGAAGTTGATGCGCCACACCGGTCCTGCGCTGAGCCCGTTCAACGCGTGGACCCTGCTCAAGGGCCTGGAGACGATGGCTCTCCGTGTGCAGCACCAGAATTCGTCGGCGCACCGCATCGCCGAGTTCCTCGAAGGCCACTCGGCGGTGAGCTGGGTGAAGTACCCGTTCCTGGAGTCGCATCCGCAGTACGACCTGGCCAAGAGGCAGATGACGGGTGGCGGCACGGTGGTCACGTTCGAGCTCGCGGGTGCGACGAAGGAGCGCGCCTTCGAGGTGCTCGACAAGCTGCAGATCGTCGACATCTCCAACAACCTCGGTGACGCGAAATCGTTGATCACCCACCCCGCCACCACGACTCACCGGGCGATGGGCCCGGAGGGACGCGCCGCGATCGGCCTCGGTGACGGCGTCGTCCGGATATCGGTCGGACTCGAGGGCACCGAGGACCTGATCGCCGACCTCGACAGGGCACTCGGGTAGTTGTCGCGCGCATCGGAGGCGAAGAAGGCGCGCCGCAGGAAACGCCGGACGGTCCGCGACCAGACCTGGCTACCGGCCGGGGTGCTCGACGAACTCGAGATCGCCTCGCAGCTCGAGGAATTCGATGCCCGCCTGACCGAGCGCGGTTGGGTGTTCGGCGAAGAGGCCGACGAGGGCTCGGGTGTGTTCTGGGTCTGGCCCGACTCGGCCGGCGACGTCGACCACGACGCGGAGCGCGCTGACGCAACCGTGATCCTGCTGAGCCCCGACGACGGCGGTGAGACGGCGCACGTCGTCTTCGTCGGAACCGCGGCCGACTACCAGTTCAACCTCGATGAGCTCTTCGAGCACATCGACATGATCGAGGCGTTCCGGCTCGGCGACCCGGCCCCGGTCTTCGACTAACCCTGCGATCCCTCGACGACGCCCCGGGCGGCGCGGGCGCGCTCCTCGTAGCCCTTGCGCTTGTCGGTGTCGACATCGAGGAACACCGTGTCCAGGCCGAGCGCCTTGTTCATCGCACGCCGGCCCTTGGGCGGCAGCATCTGCGCGGCCTGGGCGGTGAACCGCAGCGGCGGCGGCACCGACACGTGGGTCTTCGGCTTGTTCAACGTCTTGACGATGGCCGCGGCGATGTCTTCGGGTTCGACGGGTTTGATCGCCCCGCCGGACTTGGTGCCCGCGATCAGTTCGGTGTTGGTGAACGGCGGCATGATCACCGAGACGTTCACCCCGTGCGGCGCCATCTCGTCGGCGAGCGCGGTGGTGAGCCCGACGACCGCGTACTTGGCGCCGACGTAGACGACCTGACCGGGCAGCGGTATGACGCCCGACAG is drawn from Mycolicibacterium gilvum and contains these coding sequences:
- a CDS encoding SDR family oxidoreductase, producing the protein MDNIRGKTIAITGAARGIGYATAEALLAHGARVVIGDRDVALQESSVAKLTNLGPVSGYPLDVTDQESFATFLDKARTDGGGHIDVLINNAGVMPVGPFLDETEQSIRSSLEVNVYGVLTGCRLALPDMVKRRSGHIINIASLSGVIPLPGQVVYVGAKYAVVGLTTALADEMAPHGVNVSVIMPPFTNTELIAGTKSGGAIKPVEPEDIAAAIVKTLNKPKTHVSVPPPLRFTAQAAQMLPPKGRRAMNKALGLDTVFLDVDTDKRKGYEERARAARGVVEGSQG